From the Maioricimonas rarisocia genome, one window contains:
- the pilM gene encoding pilus assembly protein PilM, with translation MSSATVPSRRLPRLTRRNQQTGWIGVDIGSSAIKIAQAVKEGGRWKLRLSRLLPIAGHLQPGTDSLPDMELSALIRSALTGRGPRRQSTAASTLPMSVVDLRSLELPPGTDTELRQMIGTELNPEEDPQRSCEFDFWEQPGEDGQKETRQYSVLSLPTRAATGLADTLWNAGLQCNVIDTLPCALARAVTMVERPMSGQTVAALDWGYRTPLFVLIRNGRPVFARTLKNCGGELVVEQVRKQLNVPAGDVHELLLTRARTPGPQPGLTGLSELLTSCAVAAQKRMSEELERTLGYLRSQPGGLDPQRIWMFGCGALLPGIAEQLTTTCGLEVVAWHLGAASRDPLQPAGDAMHALLGPAIGLSALGGTV, from the coding sequence ATGTCCTCCGCGACCGTCCCCTCGAGACGCCTGCCGCGACTGACACGCCGAAACCAGCAGACCGGCTGGATCGGCGTGGACATCGGCAGCAGCGCCATCAAGATTGCGCAGGCCGTCAAGGAAGGCGGTCGATGGAAGCTGCGCCTCAGCCGGCTGCTCCCCATCGCAGGACACCTCCAGCCCGGCACCGACTCGCTGCCGGACATGGAACTGTCTGCACTGATCCGGTCCGCATTGACCGGGCGGGGGCCGCGTCGACAGTCAACGGCGGCAAGTACCCTGCCCATGTCTGTCGTCGATCTGCGTTCGCTGGAACTGCCACCGGGAACAGACACTGAACTGCGGCAGATGATCGGCACCGAGCTGAATCCGGAGGAGGACCCGCAGCGGAGTTGCGAGTTCGACTTCTGGGAACAGCCCGGCGAAGACGGACAGAAAGAGACCCGACAGTACTCCGTCCTGTCGTTGCCGACGCGAGCCGCAACCGGACTGGCAGACACGCTGTGGAACGCCGGTCTGCAGTGCAATGTGATCGACACGTTACCGTGTGCGCTGGCCCGCGCCGTCACGATGGTCGAGCGCCCGATGTCCGGCCAAACGGTCGCGGCACTCGACTGGGGATATCGAACACCACTGTTTGTACTCATCCGGAACGGCCGGCCGGTCTTCGCCCGAACGCTGAAGAATTGCGGAGGTGAACTCGTCGTCGAACAGGTCCGGAAGCAGCTGAACGTCCCTGCCGGCGATGTTCATGAACTTCTCCTGACGCGTGCCCGGACACCTGGTCCGCAACCCGGCCTGACGGGACTGAGTGAGCTGCTGACCTCATGTGCCGTCGCCGCTCAGAAGCGCATGAGCGAGGAACTCGAACGCACTCTGGGGTACCTGCGAAGTCAGCCTGGCGGACTGGACCCGCAACGGATCTGGATGTTCGGATGCGGTGCCCTGCTTCCGGGGATCGCCGAGCAGCTCACCACGACGTGCGGTCTCGAGGTCGTCGCCTGGCATCTTGGGGCGGCATCACGAGATCCATTGCAACCGGCGGGCGACGCCATGCACGCCCTGCTGGGACCGGCCATTGGACTCTCCGCACTGGGAGGGACGGTCTGA
- a CDS encoding PilN domain-containing protein, with the protein MNHMNLLPLPLQKKLLIRRRLTQWGIVWGVCGVTALVVALVWSNRHSDSKATLAVLTDQVTPVRKLEAENEQMLEQINDIVARQSLLGDLDSAERPLTLVGIVSHSAASTKSRLQVQRFTMHRQEITPTDAKATPGNTAKKPETIVQTTLELSGVALDDLAVARFISALRETGVFVRVELKSSLSTQVADNPAKEYLVRCTF; encoded by the coding sequence ATGAATCATATGAACCTGTTGCCACTTCCGCTGCAGAAGAAACTGCTGATCCGCCGCCGGCTGACTCAATGGGGAATCGTCTGGGGCGTCTGCGGAGTCACGGCGCTGGTGGTCGCGCTGGTCTGGTCGAATCGTCACAGCGACAGCAAGGCGACGCTTGCCGTACTCACCGATCAGGTCACTCCGGTCCGGAAGCTCGAAGCCGAAAACGAACAGATGCTCGAGCAGATCAACGATATCGTGGCCCGACAGTCGCTGCTGGGAGATCTCGACAGCGCCGAGCGGCCCCTGACACTGGTCGGGATCGTCAGCCACAGCGCGGCGTCGACGAAGTCGCGACTGCAGGTGCAGCGGTTCACCATGCACCGACAGGAGATCACTCCGACGGATGCGAAAGCGACGCCGGGCAACACCGCAAAGAAGCCCGAAACGATCGTCCAGACGACGCTCGAACTGTCCGGCGTGGCGCTGGATGACCTGGCAGTGGCACGCTTCATCTCGGCACTGCGGGAAACCGGCGTCTTCGTTCGGGTCGAACTGAAATCCTCGCTGTCCACACAGGTCGCCGACAACCCGGCCAAGGAATACCTCGTGCGATGCACGTTCTAG
- the pilO gene encoding type IV pilus inner membrane component PilO: protein MLRHKDTRLVQLDRGLHAMGAVIAGMILIGGLLFVRRSLAAERTSLDSSITEAESVLDEADSIRSEHAQLKKRLADLQQRTGELMARIPATAHEAEFLAQLSELASECQLVISSYRPESPVATERYQHLDIELVAGGSFDSLCRFLEGLESLPRLCRLTRLEVESASGDDGSYPVTMKLRIFFAPEHATPANTTPVAVPPAA, encoded by the coding sequence ATGCTCCGACATAAAGATACACGACTGGTCCAACTGGATCGCGGCCTGCACGCAATGGGTGCCGTGATCGCCGGCATGATCCTGATCGGCGGGCTGCTGTTCGTGCGACGGTCGCTCGCGGCCGAGCGGACTTCGCTCGATTCAAGCATTACCGAGGCGGAGAGCGTGCTGGACGAAGCGGATTCGATCCGGTCCGAGCACGCGCAGCTGAAGAAGCGACTGGCCGATCTGCAGCAGCGGACCGGCGAGCTGATGGCCCGCATTCCCGCGACGGCACATGAAGCGGAATTTCTGGCTCAGCTTTCGGAGCTGGCGAGCGAATGCCAACTGGTGATCAGCAGCTATCGTCCCGAGAGCCCCGTGGCCACCGAGCGTTATCAGCACCTGGACATCGAACTCGTGGCCGGCGGAAGCTTCGACAGCCTGTGCCGGTTTCTCGAAGGACTGGAATCGCTTCCGCGACTCTGCCGGTTGACTCGTCTCGAAGTCGAGTCGGCAAGCGGCGACGACGGGTCCTATCCCGTCACGATGAAGCTGCGGATCTTTTTTGCACCGGAGCATGCCACCCCGGCGAACACAACGCCGGTCGCAGTTCCCCCGGCTGCCTGA